From a single Acidobacteriota bacterium genomic region:
- a CDS encoding tetratricopeptide repeat protein — protein sequence MGLIAFSLLLPGSLPVRANDLVPSADLTGGASVFVFRGSSKRPQERAAFSGGARSAAGMAGNRARLNSQAAARRKTRAERAKARSAELARARARERNRLRRQSNVLTARGEKQLEEGSIDPAISSFREALKLNAKNKEANTGLSEGLTAKATEQMAAGDDLAALPLLEEAALLDPQNQVAYLKLGELHDTRNNNNEAIANYAKALEIDPELTAVYLPLGLLYAETGDDTRADEMIAKAETAGTATTEAKFARAAILKRKGNEDEAMALYRSVTVAEPNNGTAFYAIARLHDEAGRGDQAVAAYQDALKAEPTLSAAWFDLGVLQYNRGEYNDAANSYLKVLDLDPANASAHAHLASAYRQLERFADANVQYRAAYEKGITKDSELLSEWGFCLGKTNEWDKAAVRLKSAEELNPTAVDHNNVGWAYYNAARYDKQNNKEDDARQKLELARQSLQRAVEMDANLHPAFMNLGATNNELGDFQAAADALNRALSLQGDWVIAMNQLGRAYRGAGDLQNAIAQFSRVSTLDANNVFGLYNLGEVYHLSGNKREARRVRDRLKRIDPVFSQKLEDVLSGKVVLDEANRNIRKRIPRIPGIPY from the coding sequence GTGGGTTTGATAGCCTTTTCGCTCTTGTTGCCGGGAAGTTTGCCGGTGCGGGCGAATGACCTCGTGCCCTCGGCGGACCTGACCGGCGGTGCGAGCGTTTTCGTTTTCCGGGGATCGAGCAAGCGGCCGCAAGAACGAGCGGCGTTTTCCGGCGGTGCTCGTTCGGCTGCGGGTATGGCCGGCAACCGGGCTCGTCTAAACTCACAGGCCGCGGCTCGGCGTAAAACTCGGGCCGAGCGTGCAAAAGCAAGATCGGCGGAACTTGCCCGGGCAAGGGCTCGCGAACGGAATCGGCTTAGACGCCAATCGAATGTCCTAACGGCCCGCGGCGAAAAGCAGCTTGAGGAAGGCAGCATCGATCCGGCGATATCAAGCTTCCGCGAGGCATTGAAGCTGAATGCAAAAAACAAGGAAGCGAATACGGGCCTCAGCGAAGGCTTGACGGCAAAGGCGACCGAGCAGATGGCAGCGGGCGATGATCTGGCGGCTCTGCCTCTGCTGGAAGAGGCCGCTTTGCTCGACCCGCAAAATCAGGTCGCGTATCTCAAACTCGGCGAGCTCCACGACACACGGAACAATAACAACGAAGCGATCGCCAACTATGCGAAGGCTCTTGAGATCGACCCCGAACTGACAGCGGTTTATCTCCCGCTCGGGTTGCTTTATGCCGAGACCGGCGATGATACCCGGGCAGACGAGATGATCGCGAAGGCCGAAACTGCCGGAACGGCGACGACCGAGGCGAAGTTCGCTCGTGCGGCGATCCTCAAGCGAAAGGGAAATGAAGACGAGGCGATGGCCCTTTACCGTTCGGTCACGGTCGCGGAGCCGAACAATGGAACGGCATTCTATGCGATCGCTCGCCTGCACGATGAAGCCGGACGCGGCGATCAGGCAGTGGCCGCCTATCAGGACGCCCTGAAGGCAGAGCCGACGCTTTCGGCAGCTTGGTTTGACCTCGGTGTTCTGCAGTACAACCGCGGCGAATATAACGACGCGGCGAACTCTTACTTAAAGGTGCTTGACCTCGACCCGGCCAACGCGAGTGCACATGCCCATCTTGCGAGTGCCTATCGCCAACTTGAGCGATTTGCCGATGCGAACGTGCAGTATCGTGCGGCGTACGAAAAAGGCATCACGAAGGACTCAGAGCTTCTTAGCGAATGGGGTTTCTGTCTCGGCAAGACGAACGAATGGGACAAAGCGGCTGTCAGGCTGAAGTCAGCCGAAGAGCTTAACCCGACGGCGGTCGATCACAATAATGTCGGCTGGGCCTATTACAACGCGGCCCGGTATGACAAGCAGAACAACAAAGAGGACGATGCGAGGCAAAAGCTCGAGCTTGCCCGGCAGTCGCTGCAGCGGGCGGTCGAGATGGACGCGAATCTTCACCCGGCATTTATGAATCTTGGGGCGACGAACAATGAGCTCGGAGATTTTCAGGCTGCGGCCGACGCTCTGAACCGTGCCTTGAGCTTGCAGGGTGATTGGGTGATCGCGATGAACCAGCTTGGGCGTGCCTATCGCGGTGCGGGCGACCTGCAAAACGCGATCGCTCAGTTCTCGCGGGTCTCCACGCTCGACGCCAACAACGTCTTCGGGCTTTATAACCTCGGCGAGGTCTATCACCTTAGCGGCAACAAGCGGGAAGCGAGACGCGTCCGCGACCGGCTGAAGCGGATCGATCCAGTGTTTTCGCAGAAACTCGAAGACGTTCTAAGCGGCAAGGTCGTGCTTGACGAGGCAAATCGAAATATCAGAAAGCGCATACCTCGAATTCCGGGGATCCCGTATTAG
- the carB gene encoding carbamoyl-phosphate synthase large subunit, which produces MPRRTDIHKILIIGSGPIIIGQACEFDYSGTQACRALKQEGYEVVLVNSNPATIMTDPEIADRTYVEPLTLETVTAIIEKERPDALLPTVGGQTGLNLSVELYEQGVLDKYGVKLIGANTDAIKVGEDRELFKKAMDEVGIPSAKGGFAHTWEEAQKIVEETGYPAIVRPAFTLGGTGGGTAYNPEEFEEIAKNGLAASPVSQILVEESILGWKEYELEVMRDLNDNVVIICSIENFDPMGVHTGDSITVAPAQTLTDVEYQNLRDMSIKCIRKVGVETGGSNIQFAVNPTDGAVRIIEMNPRVSRSSALASKATGFPIAKIAAKLAVGYTLDEIPNDITKKTPASFEPTIDYVVTKIPKWAFEKFPGAEDVLGTQMKSVGEVMAIGRTFKESLFKGLRSLEAVKPLRLVDVPDEELQRKLARPNSQRFSYITYALQNGYSIEEVHRLTKIDPWFLDQVKQVMEFQETELSIDSGQRTTDKSKKLADLVDLPDDVLRSAKEFGLSDRRLAFLTETTELEVRGHRKAAGIAPVYKRVDTCGAEFESFTPYLYSTYEEECEAEPTDRRKIMILGSGPNRIGQGIEFDYCCCHASFALRDADFETIMVNCNPETVSTDYDTSDRLYFEPLTFEDVMNIVDVEQPEGVIVQFGGQTPLNLADKLHAAGVPIIGTSPDSIDLAEDRKRFSALLNELNIPQPPNGTAASPEEAKEIAAKIGYPVIVRPSFVLGGRAMAIVYDESSLDEYMRTAVDASPEKPILIDKFLERAGEIDVDALADETTVVIAGIQEHIEEAGIHSGDSSSVLPPQKIAVEHLETIQHYTRLLAKGLNVKGLMNIQYAVQSDRVYVLEVNPRASRTVPFVAKATGVPIAKIASLVMAGSKTLAEFGLPDVLAVPQVFVKSPVFPFKKFAGVDPILGPEMHSTGEVMGVGATFGEAYGKAMEGAGVSLPIPDSRFQIGEADSLRPESSNQRSMKAFISVTNADKGQAVLLARRLNKLGFKLVATHGTATRLREVGLDCDDVFKVNEGRPNIADLIRQGEISLIINTPLGKTSRYDEQAIRKAALQFNVPCVTTITGAEALVEAIATKATNGGITVRSLQEIHSVDRQSSVESAGN; this is translated from the coding sequence ATGCCGCGACGTACAGATATTCATAAGATCCTGATCATCGGTTCAGGTCCGATCATTATTGGGCAGGCTTGCGAGTTCGACTATTCGGGAACGCAGGCCTGTCGGGCTTTAAAGCAGGAAGGTTATGAGGTCGTGCTGGTCAATTCGAACCCGGCGACGATAATGACCGACCCGGAGATCGCGGACCGGACCTACGTCGAGCCGCTGACGCTCGAAACGGTAACGGCGATCATCGAAAAGGAGCGGCCGGATGCACTGCTGCCGACGGTCGGCGGACAGACGGGATTGAACCTTTCGGTCGAGCTTTACGAACAGGGCGTGCTCGATAAATACGGCGTAAAGCTGATCGGAGCCAATACCGACGCGATCAAGGTCGGCGAGGACCGCGAGCTTTTCAAAAAGGCGATGGACGAGGTCGGCATTCCCTCGGCCAAGGGCGGCTTTGCCCACACATGGGAAGAAGCTCAGAAGATCGTTGAAGAGACAGGTTATCCGGCGATCGTCCGGCCGGCTTTTACGCTCGGCGGCACCGGTGGCGGAACGGCCTACAACCCCGAAGAATTTGAAGAGATCGCAAAGAACGGACTTGCCGCCTCGCCGGTCTCGCAGATCTTGGTTGAAGAATCGATCCTCGGCTGGAAAGAATATGAACTTGAGGTGATGCGCGACCTCAACGACAACGTCGTCATCATCTGCTCGATAGAAAATTTTGACCCGATGGGTGTGCACACGGGCGACTCGATAACGGTCGCTCCGGCACAGACGCTGACCGACGTTGAGTATCAGAATCTCCGTGACATGTCGATCAAGTGCATACGCAAGGTCGGCGTGGAAACGGGCGGTTCGAATATCCAGTTTGCGGTAAACCCGACGGATGGTGCGGTGCGGATAATCGAGATGAACCCGCGTGTTTCGCGGTCCTCGGCACTTGCCTCAAAGGCGACTGGCTTTCCGATCGCTAAGATCGCCGCAAAGCTCGCGGTCGGCTACACACTCGACGAAATTCCGAACGACATCACCAAAAAGACACCGGCATCTTTTGAGCCGACGATCGATTATGTCGTGACGAAAATACCGAAGTGGGCATTCGAGAAATTTCCGGGTGCGGAAGATGTTTTGGGGACGCAGATGAAATCGGTCGGCGAGGTGATGGCGATCGGGCGGACGTTTAAGGAATCGCTTTTCAAGGGGCTGCGTTCGCTTGAGGCCGTAAAGCCGCTACGGTTGGTTGATGTGCCGGACGAGGAGCTGCAGCGGAAGCTCGCTAGGCCGAATTCCCAGCGATTTTCTTACATAACGTACGCGTTGCAGAACGGCTACTCGATCGAAGAGGTTCATCGCCTGACCAAGATTGACCCCTGGTTCCTCGATCAGGTAAAGCAGGTGATGGAGTTTCAGGAGACGGAGTTGTCAATTGATAGCGGACAGCGGACAACGGACAAATCTAAGAAACTCGCTGATCTCGTCGACTTGCCTGACGACGTTCTGCGTAGTGCTAAAGAATTCGGACTGTCCGATCGGCGTCTTGCCTTTTTGACAGAAACGACCGAGTTGGAAGTCCGCGGGCATCGAAAGGCGGCGGGGATCGCACCGGTTTATAAGCGGGTAGACACCTGCGGAGCTGAGTTTGAGTCGTTCACGCCGTATCTTTACTCGACCTATGAAGAAGAGTGCGAGGCCGAGCCGACCGACCGCCGCAAGATAATGATCCTCGGCTCCGGGCCCAACAGAATCGGGCAGGGAATCGAGTTTGATTACTGCTGCTGTCATGCCTCGTTCGCACTCCGCGACGCCGATTTCGAGACGATAATGGTCAACTGCAACCCGGAGACCGTTTCGACCGACTACGACACTTCGGACCGTTTGTATTTTGAGCCGCTGACGTTCGAGGATGTGATGAACATCGTGGATGTCGAGCAGCCCGAGGGCGTTATCGTGCAATTCGGCGGGCAGACGCCGCTCAATCTTGCCGATAAGCTCCACGCGGCGGGTGTGCCAATCATCGGAACCTCGCCGGATTCGATCGACCTTGCCGAAGACCGTAAGCGGTTTTCCGCACTGCTCAATGAGCTGAACATTCCGCAGCCGCCAAACGGGACGGCGGCATCGCCCGAAGAAGCGAAGGAGATCGCGGCCAAGATCGGTTATCCGGTGATCGTGCGGCCGAGCTTTGTCCTTGGCGGGCGGGCGATGGCCATCGTTTACGACGAATCTTCTCTCGATGAATATATGCGGACGGCGGTCGATGCCTCGCCGGAGAAGCCGATCTTGATCGACAAATTCCTCGAGCGTGCGGGCGAGATCGACGTTGATGCGTTGGCCGACGAAACGACGGTCGTCATCGCCGGAATTCAAGAGCACATCGAAGAGGCGGGCATTCACTCGGGCGATTCGTCGAGCGTCTTGCCGCCGCAGAAGATCGCGGTCGAGCATCTGGAGACGATCCAGCATTATACTCGGTTGCTCGCTAAAGGCTTGAATGTTAAGGGGTTAATGAACATTCAATATGCCGTTCAGAGCGACCGCGTTTATGTGCTGGAGGTTAACCCGCGAGCCTCGCGGACGGTGCCGTTCGTTGCCAAGGCGACGGGTGTGCCGATCGCAAAGATCGCATCGCTTGTGATGGCCGGGTCAAAAACGCTTGCCGAGTTCGGCCTGCCGGACGTGCTCGCGGTGCCGCAGGTCTTTGTGAAATCGCCCGTTTTTCCGTTCAAGAAATTTGCTGGGGTCGATCCGATCCTTGGACCGGAAATGCATTCGACCGGCGAGGTGATGGGCGTCGGGGCGACGTTTGGCGAGGCATACGGCAAAGCGATGGAAGGCGCGGGTGTCAGTTTGCCGATTCCAGATTCCAGATTCCAGATTGGAGAAGCCGATTCGCTGAGGCCTGAATCGTCGAATCAGCGATCGATGAAGGCTTTTATTTCCGTGACGAACGCCGACAAGGGGCAGGCGGTCCTGCTTGCCCGCCGGTTGAACAAACTCGGGTTCAAGTTGGTGGCGACGCACGGAACGGCGACACGGCTCCGCGAGGTTGGCCTCGATTGCGACGACGTGTTTAAGGTGAACGAAGGCCGCCCGAACATCGCCGACCTTATCCGCCAGGGCGAGATCTCGCTGATCATCAACACGCCGCTTGGCAAAACTTCACGCTACGACGAACAGGCCATCCGCAAGGCTGCACTTCAATTCAACGTCCCCTGCGTCACGACCATCACCGGAGCCGAAGCACTAGTCGAAGCCATCGCAACGAAGGCGACGAACGGCGGCATCACGGTCCGGAGCTTGCAGGAGATACATTCAGTTGATCGGCAATCCTCCGTTGAGAGTGCCGGAAATTGA
- a CDS encoding cyanophycinase, with protein sequence MKENQDREIIGGHLLVIGGAEDKYNERRILKKFLELAGGEKAEVLIIPVASDYPEFAADVYTQAFRNLGIASPRVLRANSRQEVFQADADELLDGVTGVFMTGGDQMRLVSILGGTKVAERLRKMVRETPLVLAGTSAGAAGMSTSMIVRGDSASHPHKGAVQLSPGLGFLKNIIIDQHFTERGRISRLITAVSYNPYNLGVGIDENTAIILDGKGVLEVVGKGSVTIVDGSVISYNEIAEVAEHESFSVCGVQMHILRDGLVYDYLERHPLQPKQEFLLPDLG encoded by the coding sequence ATGAAAGAAAATCAGGACCGTGAGATCATTGGCGGGCATCTGCTTGTGATCGGAGGGGCAGAGGATAAGTATAACGAACGGCGGATACTCAAGAAGTTTCTTGAGCTCGCGGGCGGCGAAAAGGCTGAGGTGTTGATCATTCCGGTCGCTTCGGATTATCCGGAGTTTGCTGCGGATGTTTACACGCAAGCGTTTCGGAACCTGGGCATCGCGAGCCCGCGGGTGCTCAGGGCGAACTCGCGGCAAGAGGTCTTTCAGGCCGACGCTGATGAACTTCTGGATGGCGTGACCGGTGTCTTCATGACCGGCGGCGACCAGATGCGGCTCGTGTCTATCCTCGGCGGGACGAAGGTCGCAGAGAGGCTGCGGAAGATGGTTCGCGAAACGCCGCTTGTGCTTGCCGGGACAAGTGCCGGTGCTGCCGGAATGAGCACATCGATGATCGTCCGCGGCGATTCGGCTTCGCATCCGCACAAGGGAGCGGTGCAGCTCTCGCCGGGGCTTGGCTTTCTCAAGAACATAATCATCGACCAGCACTTTACCGAACGCGGACGCATCAGCCGGCTGATCACGGCTGTTTCGTATAACCCTTACAATCTCGGCGTAGGCATTGATGAGAACACGGCAATCATCCTCGATGGCAAGGGCGTGCTCGAGGTGGTCGGGAAGGGGTCGGTGACAATCGTTGATGGGTCAGTTATCTCGTATAACGAGATCGCCGAGGTCGCAGAGCACGAATCGTTCAGCGTCTGCGGCGTGCAGATGCACATACTCCGCGATGGACTGGTTTACGACTATCTCGAACGCCACCCGCTCCAGCCGAAGCAGGAATTTCTTCTACCCGACCTTGGATGA
- a CDS encoding four helix bundle protein, whose product MARIERFEDLEVWKLAFEIANDVYDLSSREPFSRDFALRDQMRRCAISVFSNIAEGFERDGNKEFINFLAIAKGSCGELRAQILFANRRGYITEQEIVGLLDRLRQASNQISGFQKYLRNNEFKGRKFV is encoded by the coding sequence ATGGCAAGAATAGAGCGATTCGAGGATCTGGAGGTTTGGAAGCTGGCGTTCGAAATTGCGAATGATGTTTACGATCTCAGTTCACGCGAACCGTTTTCTCGAGACTTTGCTCTTCGTGATCAGATGCGTCGATGTGCTATCTCAGTTTTCTCAAACATTGCAGAGGGATTCGAGCGTGACGGCAACAAAGAATTCATAAATTTCCTCGCGATCGCTAAGGGCTCGTGCGGTGAGTTGCGAGCTCAAATATTGTTTGCCAATCGACGCGGGTATATTACCGAACAGGAGATCGTCGGACTCTTAGACCGTTTACGACAAGCAAGTAATCAGATATCGGGGTTTCAAAAATACCTCAGAAATAACGAGTTTAAGGGGCGTAAATTTGTTTGA
- the cphA gene encoding cyanophycin synthetase, with amino-acid sequence MEILEIRTLRGPNYWSGYWKKLIIMRLDIGDYEDRPSDKIDGFYGRMNEVLPSLLTHGCSYGEEGGFLRRVQEGTWAGHIIEHIALELQTLAGMDTGYGRTRETDERGIYNVVFSYHEEEVGRFAAKAAVRLFLGLAEGSPIDEIKAEVAEAIQRMREIREDVRFGPSTGSLVEEAESRGIPYIRLNDQSLVQLGYGVHQKRIQATTTANTNMIAVDIAGNKHATKTLLGDMGIPVPKGYRIREEEELEATLGRVGFPVVIKPLDGNHGKGATVGVTSVEEARVAWEKAKEYSRWVIVEKQLVGADFRALVVNNRLIAVAKRVPAHVVGDGKQTIQELIDETNADPRRGYGHENVLTEIDVDSQTMRCIRNAGYELESVLPKGELLYLKTTANISTGGTAIDVTDEVHPENVFLFERIARIIGLDVAGVDIIAENVSEPLHESGGGIIEVNAAPGFRMHLAPSEGIGRNVAEHVLDMLFPAGAQSRIPIFAITGTNGKTTTTRLIAHILKGTGRTVGFTTTDGTYIQNQQIVRGDNTGPVSAQLVLKDPTVDVAVLETARGGIIRSGLGFDHCDIGVVLNVAADHLGMKDVNTLEDLARVKSVIPRSVSKSGFAVLNAEDPLVYKMKELVDGKVVCFSMDENNPTIKRRAERGRVSCVYENGYVTILKGKWKVRVEKVTNIPLTYGGRAEFMVQNVLAATLACFVHGVSIEDIRVGLTTFNAGAAQTPGRLNFTEVGHVTVLMDYAHNPAGFQGLTQFVAKLPHKYRTVVMTTPGDRRDEDIREMGEIAGNNFDRIVIRAGNYLRGREAEEIATLIQEGIARSEGQPQVRVIPAGRDAIHHAIKNGRKGELVVTLADVVPDDIGYVQEIRDKMLEEQAESEAAS; translated from the coding sequence ATGGAAATTCTTGAGATAAGAACACTTCGGGGGCCGAATTATTGGAGCGGCTATTGGAAGAAGCTGATCATAATGCGGCTGGACATCGGCGATTATGAAGACCGTCCTTCGGACAAGATCGACGGCTTCTATGGCCGGATGAACGAAGTGTTGCCATCGCTCCTGACCCACGGTTGCAGCTATGGCGAAGAGGGCGGCTTTCTGCGTCGTGTGCAGGAAGGCACGTGGGCAGGGCACATAATCGAGCATATTGCCCTCGAGCTCCAGACGCTTGCCGGAATGGACACCGGCTACGGGCGTACCCGCGAGACGGACGAACGGGGCATTTACAACGTCGTTTTCAGCTACCACGAAGAAGAGGTCGGGCGATTTGCCGCGAAGGCAGCGGTTCGGCTGTTTCTTGGGCTTGCCGAGGGAAGTCCGATCGATGAGATCAAGGCCGAGGTTGCAGAGGCCATACAGCGGATGCGTGAGATCCGCGAAGATGTCCGCTTCGGGCCTTCGACGGGGTCGTTGGTCGAGGAGGCCGAAAGCCGCGGCATTCCTTACATCAGGCTCAACGACCAATCGCTCGTCCAGCTCGGCTACGGTGTTCACCAGAAGCGAATTCAGGCGACAACCACCGCCAACACAAACATGATCGCGGTCGATATCGCCGGTAACAAGCACGCGACCAAAACGCTGCTCGGCGATATGGGCATTCCCGTGCCGAAGGGCTACCGCATCCGCGAGGAAGAGGAGCTTGAGGCGACATTGGGGCGAGTCGGCTTTCCGGTGGTCATCAAGCCGCTCGACGGTAACCACGGCAAAGGTGCAACGGTCGGTGTAACGTCGGTCGAAGAGGCACGAGTTGCCTGGGAGAAGGCGAAAGAGTACTCGCGTTGGGTGATTGTTGAGAAGCAACTCGTCGGAGCGGACTTTCGAGCACTCGTGGTCAATAACCGCCTGATAGCGGTGGCGAAGCGAGTGCCTGCCCACGTCGTCGGAGACGGCAAGCAGACCATCCAGGAGCTGATCGACGAAACGAATGCCGACCCTCGACGCGGTTACGGGCACGAGAATGTGCTGACCGAGATCGATGTCGATAGCCAGACGATGCGGTGTATCCGGAACGCCGGTTACGAGCTTGAAAGCGTCCTGCCGAAGGGCGAGTTGCTCTATCTCAAAACGACGGCAAATATCTCGACCGGCGGAACGGCGATCGACGTAACGGACGAGGTGCATCCGGAGAACGTCTTTCTCTTTGAGCGGATCGCGAGGATCATCGGGCTGGACGTTGCCGGCGTTGACATCATTGCGGAGAACGTCAGCGAACCGCTTCATGAAAGCGGTGGAGGCATCATCGAGGTCAACGCCGCACCCGGCTTTCGGATGCACCTTGCTCCAAGCGAGGGCATTGGCCGCAATGTGGCAGAGCACGTGCTCGATATGCTCTTTCCCGCCGGGGCTCAGAGCCGCATTCCCATCTTTGCCATCACCGGCACGAACGGAAAGACGACCACCACCCGCCTGATCGCTCACATCCTGAAAGGCACCGGAAGAACGGTCGGCTTTACGACGACGGACGGTACGTACATCCAGAATCAGCAGATCGTCCGCGGAGACAACACCGGGCCCGTTTCAGCTCAGCTTGTGCTCAAAGACCCGACCGTTGATGTCGCCGTGCTTGAGACTGCACGCGGCGGTATTATCCGCTCGGGGCTTGGCTTTGACCATTGCGACATCGGCGTTGTTCTTAATGTTGCCGCCGACCATCTGGGGATGAAGGACGTAAATACGCTTGAGGATCTTGCCCGGGTGAAATCGGTCATTCCGCGATCGGTCAGCAAGTCGGGGTTTGCCGTGCTCAATGCCGAGGACCCGCTTGTTTACAAGATGAAGGAACTGGTCGATGGAAAGGTCGTTTGCTTTTCAATGGACGAGAACAACCCGACCATTAAGCGGCGTGCGGAACGCGGACGCGTCTCCTGCGTCTATGAGAATGGCTACGTGACCATCCTCAAGGGCAAGTGGAAGGTCCGGGTCGAAAAGGTAACTAACATTCCGTTGACATATGGTGGTAGGGCAGAGTTCATGGTCCAGAACGTGCTGGCGGCGACTTTGGCGTGCTTTGTCCACGGCGTTTCGATCGAAGACATCCGCGTTGGCCTGACCACATTCAATGCCGGTGCAGCACAGACTCCGGGACGATTGAACTTCACCGAGGTTGGCCACGTTACCGTCCTGATGGACTACGCACACAACCCGGCAGGCTTCCAGGGGCTTACGCAGTTCGTCGCAAAGCTGCCGCATAAATATCGCACGGTCGTTATGACCACGCCGGGCGACCGTCGGGACGAGGACATCCGCGAGATGGGCGAGATCGCCGGAAATAACTTCGACCGTATCGTCATCCGTGCCGGAAATTACCTTCGCGGACGTGAGGCCGAGGAGATCGCGACACTCATTCAAGAGGGAATCGCCCGCAGCGAAGGCCAGCCGCAGGTCCGCGTCATTCCGGCAGGCCGAGATGCCATCCACCACGCCATTAAGAACGGCCGAAAGGGCGAACTGGTCGTCACGCTCGCCGACGTAGTGCCGGACGACATCGGATATGTTCAGGAGATAAGGGACAAGATGCTGGAGGAGCAGGCGGAAAGCGAAGCGGCGAGTTGA
- a CDS encoding isoaspartyl peptidase/L-asparaginase, whose product MAKIALAIHGGAGTILRSQMTGELEREYRSGLEAALKAGWAVLEKGGPSLDAVEAAVVSLEDFPLFNSGRGAVFTSEGKNEMDAAIMDGKGLSAGAVAFVRNIKNPIRLARKVMENTEHILLAGEGANQFAAEMGVETAPDEYFFTEHRWLQLQDAIADGRVQLDHAGTPKGTVGAVACDSNGFLAAATSTGGMTNKKFGRIGDTPLIGAGTYADDLCAVSCTGHGEYFMLGVSAYDVSARMRYKEISLEDAARETIERLTEISGEGGLIAVDTHGNVTLPFNSEGMYRGHITGSNDLMVVDIYG is encoded by the coding sequence ATGGCAAAGATCGCATTGGCAATACACGGCGGGGCGGGGACGATATTGCGTTCGCAGATGACCGGGGAGCTTGAGCGGGAATACCGCAGCGGGCTGGAAGCGGCGTTGAAGGCGGGCTGGGCGGTGCTTGAGAAGGGCGGGCCGTCGCTGGATGCGGTCGAGGCGGCGGTCGTCTCGCTGGAGGATTTCCCGCTGTTCAATTCCGGTCGCGGTGCTGTTTTCACAAGCGAAGGCAAGAACGAAATGGACGCGGCGATCATGGACGGCAAGGGTCTAAGTGCAGGTGCGGTCGCTTTTGTGAGGAACATCAAGAACCCGATCAGGCTTGCCAGAAAGGTGATGGAAAACACCGAGCACATCTTGCTTGCCGGCGAGGGTGCTAACCAGTTCGCGGCGGAAATGGGCGTTGAGACCGCTCCGGACGAGTATTTCTTTACCGAGCATCGCTGGCTGCAGTTGCAGGACGCCATCGCCGATGGACGCGTCCAGCTCGACCACGCCGGGACACCAAAGGGCACCGTCGGGGCCGTCGCGTGTGATTCGAACGGCTTTCTGGCAGCTGCGACCTCGACCGGCGGCATGACGAACAAGAAGTTTGGCCGCATTGGAGACACGCCGCTGATCGGAGCCGGGACGTATGCCGACGACCTCTGTGCCGTCTCCTGCACCGGCCATGGCGAGTATTTTATGCTCGGCGTTTCCGCCTACGACGTATCAGCGAGAATGCGTTACAAAGAGATTTCGCTCGAGGACGCCGCCCGCGAAACCATCGAACGCCTAACCGAAATAAGCGGCGAAGGCGGCCTCATTGCCGTCGATACCCACGGCAACGTCACCCTTCCCTTCAACTCCGAAGGCATGTACCGCGGCCATATAACAGGCAGCAACGATCTGATGGTGGTAGATATTTACGGGTGA
- a CDS encoding transposase, which produces MPLISSDSPLYFLTSVTKDRLPVFRTEAMRRILANAFDEARSSAGIMIFAYVIMADHYHMITDSSRKPSDVLRYLNGISARRIINHLKENGHQSSLDKLRKDEGSREYKYSLWQHHSNTFIITSESKAIEKANYIHFNPVEEGMAETPPEYAFSSFRYRANQSLLEDEPLEVDIKHLHWHRDRA; this is translated from the coding sequence ATGCCTCTGATATCGAGTGACTCACCGCTATATTTCCTCACTTCAGTAACAAAGGACCGGCTTCCTGTTTTCCGTACGGAAGCGATGCGACGCATCTTGGCCAATGCATTTGATGAGGCACGGAGTTCGGCAGGCATCATGATATTCGCTTACGTGATAATGGCCGACCACTATCACATGATCACTGATAGCTCACGAAAGCCGTCCGATGTGCTGCGTTATCTCAACGGCATTTCGGCAAGGCGTATCATCAATCACCTAAAAGAGAATGGCCACCAAAGTTCGCTGGACAAGCTTCGAAAAGACGAAGGGTCGCGGGAGTATAAATACTCACTTTGGCAGCATCATTCGAATACGTTCATTATCACCAGCGAATCAAAGGCTATCGAGAAAGCAAACTACATTCATTTCAATCCGGTCGAAGAAGGTATGGCCGAAACTCCGCCTGAATATGCGTTCTCTAGCTTTCGCTATAGGGCGAATCAGAGCCTATTAGAAGATGAGCCTCTCGAAGTTGATATCAAGCACCTCCATTGGCACAGGGACCGGGCGTAG